In a genomic window of Equus caballus isolate H_3958 breed thoroughbred chromosome 9, TB-T2T, whole genome shotgun sequence:
- the XKR9 gene encoding XK-related protein 9 — MMKYTKLNFMMSALGVIIYITDLIVDIWVSVRFFYEGQYVFGVLTVSFMLFGTIVVQCFSYSWFKADLKKAGQESPRCFLLLHCLQGGVFTRYWFVLKKVYHLAFKDGSQTDNFMEEQIDPHKEVLDRVTDLSMLRLFETYLEGCPQLVLQLYTFLGYGQANFSQYAAIVVSCCAISWSTVDYQVALRKSLPDKNLLNGFWPKLAYLFYKLFTLLSWMLSVVLLLFLNVKIALFLLLFLWVLGILWAFKKQTQFCASMGMEFLYRIVVGFILVFTFFNVKGQNTKFPMSCYYIVRVLATLGILIVFWVCPLSVFNSDYFVPLTVSIALTLLLGIIFLIVYYGTLHPNRSEETKPDEVDGKSVQRDCRMKYFLME, encoded by the exons ATGATGAAATATACTAAATTGAATTTTATGATGTCAGCTCTTGGCGTTATAATCTATATAACTGATTTAATTGTGGACATTTGGGTATCCGTCAGGTTTTTCTATGAAGGGCAGTACGTATTTGGTGTTTTAACAGTGAGCTTTATGCTCTTTGGAACAATTGTGGTCCAGTGTTTTAGTTACTCTTGGTTCAAGGCCGATTTAAAGAAGGCAGGTCAAGAAAGTCCGCGTTGTTTTCTTCTACTTCATTGCTTGCAAGGAGGAGTTTTTACGAG GTATTGGTTTGTTTTGAAAAAGGTCTATCATTTGGCTTTCAAAGATGGCAGCCAAACTGATAACTTCATGGAAGAGCAGATTGATCCACATAAAGAAGTTCTAGATAGAGTGACTGATTTGAGTATGCTCAGGCTATTTGAGACCTACCTGGAAGGCTGCCCACAACTTGTTCTTCAGCTCTACACCTTTCTGGGATATGGTCAAGCAAATTTCAGTCAGT aTGCAGCCATCGTGGTCTCTTGCTGTGCTATTTCTTGGTCGACTGTTGATTACCAAGTAGCTTTAAGAAAATCCTTGCCTGATAAAAATCTCCTCAATGGATTCTGGCCCAAACTTGCATATCTCTTTTACAAGTTGTTTACATTATTATCTTGGATGCTGAGCGTTGtacttcttttattcttaaatgtTAAGATTGctttatttctgttattattcCTTTGGGTTTTGGGTATATTGTGggcatttaaaaagcaaactcaGTTTTGTGCTTCCATGGGTATGGAATTCTTATACAGGATTGTTGTTGGGTTCATCCttgtctttacattttttaatgttaaggGACAGAATACCAAATTTCCCATGTCTTGTTATTATATTGTAAGGGTACTGGCCACATTGGGGATATTGATTGTGTTCTGGGTTTGCCCACTTTCCGTTTTTAATTCAGACTATTTTGTACCTCTCACTGTCAGTATAGCTCTTACTCTTCTCcttggaattatttttcttattgtttattatGGGACTTTGCACCCAAACAGAAGTGAAGAAACAAAACCAGATGAAGTTGATGGAAAATCAGTTCAAAGAGACTGTAGAATGAAGTATTTCCTAATGGAATAA